In Alkalihalobacillus sp. FSL W8-0930, a single window of DNA contains:
- a CDS encoding amidohydrolase, protein MKAYINATVWTGNEYIEKAQLIINGSEIEAIGNDLTIPSEAEVVDLSGKYVTPGLIDVHTHLGVHPEGLGIEGHDFNETSDASTPYVRSLDGISPQDKGFLEARKNGVTTVQILPGSANVIGGEIVAVKTIGHVVDDMIIKSPSGMKAALGENPKKVHGSKGKSAVTRMGVAGLLRKELMRAEDYQKSLENGAVTSRDLGLEQLAKVIRREIPLRVHAHRADDIVTVLRIKNEFNIDVTIEHCTEGHLILDHLATNLVPIAVGPTMSAKSKQELANKAWDTMVLFEKRGIPFAITTDHPVVTIDHLLTTVKTAVNHGVSEETALKAITSQAAVHIGLADQLGSLKKGLDADLVIWSESPFALMAKVEETLINGETVYTREKQ, encoded by the coding sequence ATGAAAGCATATATTAACGCAACAGTATGGACAGGGAATGAATACATAGAAAAAGCACAGCTTATTATTAATGGAAGTGAAATTGAAGCGATAGGTAATGACTTAACCATACCATCTGAAGCGGAAGTCGTTGATTTGTCCGGGAAATATGTGACACCTGGTTTAATCGATGTTCATACCCATCTAGGTGTGCACCCCGAAGGTCTTGGAATTGAAGGACATGACTTTAACGAAACATCTGATGCATCTACACCATACGTCCGGTCACTTGATGGAATTAGCCCACAAGACAAAGGATTTTTAGAAGCAAGGAAAAATGGTGTCACAACCGTACAGATTCTGCCTGGGAGCGCAAACGTTATTGGTGGAGAAATCGTTGCGGTTAAAACGATTGGCCATGTTGTAGATGACATGATTATCAAGAGCCCCTCAGGTATGAAAGCAGCACTTGGTGAAAATCCAAAGAAGGTTCATGGGTCAAAAGGGAAATCTGCGGTTACACGTATGGGTGTGGCAGGCCTTTTGCGAAAAGAATTAATGCGGGCGGAGGATTACCAGAAGTCGCTCGAAAACGGTGCGGTAACATCACGTGACCTTGGACTCGAGCAGCTTGCAAAGGTGATACGTCGTGAAATCCCACTAAGGGTTCATGCGCACCGTGCCGATGATATTGTTACGGTATTGCGTATTAAGAATGAATTTAATATTGATGTGACAATTGAGCATTGTACAGAAGGTCATTTGATTTTGGATCATCTAGCAACAAATCTTGTTCCTATTGCAGTAGGTCCAACCATGTCTGCAAAGTCTAAACAAGAGCTCGCAAACAAAGCTTGGGATACTATGGTTCTGTTTGAGAAGAGAGGTATTCCATTTGCGATTACAACAGATCATCCTGTGGTAACGATTGATCATTTGTTAACAACCGTTAAAACAGCGGTTAATCACGGAGTATCAGAAGAGACGGCTTTGAAGGCGATTACCAGCCAAGCGGCCGTTCATATCGGACTCGCCGATCAGCTTGGTTCACTAAAAAAAGGACTGGATGCCGATTTGGTTATTTGGAGTGAATCCCCGTTTGCGCTTATGGCTAAGGTAGAAGAAACCTTAATAAATGGAGAAACAGTCTATACGCGCGAGAAGCAATAG
- a CDS encoding AbrB/MazE/SpoVT family DNA-binding domain-containing protein has protein sequence MKSTGIVRKLDQLGRIVIPKELRNMLEIEIKTPLAILVDGEQIILEKYQPYRACMVTGESSDDNISLADGHIILSPEGAEKVMNELQKYMDQK, from the coding sequence ATGAAATCAACAGGTATTGTACGTAAGCTAGATCAACTTGGAAGAATTGTTATACCAAAAGAATTAAGAAATATGCTTGAAATTGAAATCAAGACGCCTCTAGCGATCTTAGTTGATGGTGAGCAAATCATTCTTGAGAAGTATCAGCCGTACCGTGCGTGTATGGTGACTGGAGAAAGCTCAGATGACAACATTTCTCTAGCAGATGGACACATTATTCTTAGTCCTGAAGGCGCTGAGAAAGTGATGAACGAACTACAAAAATATATGGACCAAAAGTAA
- the rpmA gene encoding 50S ribosomal protein L27: protein MLKMNLQFFASKKGVGSTKNGRDSESKRLGTKRADGQSVTGGSILVRQRGTRIYPGTNVGKGGDDTLFAKVDGVVKFERVGRDRKQVSVYPAS, encoded by the coding sequence ATGTTGAAAATGAATCTACAATTTTTCGCATCCAAAAAAGGGGTAGGTAGTACAAAGAACGGTCGTGACTCTGAGTCTAAACGTCTTGGTACGAAGCGTGCAGATGGTCAGTCTGTAACAGGCGGAAGCATCCTTGTTCGCCAGCGTGGTACTCGTATCTATCCTGGAACGAATGTTGGAAAAGGTGGAGATGACACTCTTTTTGCGAAAGTGGACGGCGTTGTGAAATTCGAACGTGTTGGTCGTGATCGTAAGCAAGTTAGTGTATATCCTGCATCTTAA
- a CDS encoding ribosomal-processing cysteine protease Prp: MIKVRINRLTTGRIASFSMSGHAESGPYGHDLVCAGASAVSIGAVNAVQVLCQTELIVQMEDDGGYLSCTVPDSLTEAQHRDVQLLLEGMVLSLKSMEEEYEAFISITDRR; this comes from the coding sequence ATGATTAAAGTTCGTATAAATCGACTTACAACAGGTCGCATTGCATCTTTTTCAATGTCGGGACATGCTGAATCAGGTCCTTATGGCCATGATTTGGTATGTGCCGGAGCTTCTGCCGTGTCTATTGGTGCAGTAAACGCTGTTCAGGTATTATGCCAGACAGAGCTTATTGTTCAAATGGAAGACGATGGAGGGTATTTAAGTTGTACAGTGCCAGACTCTTTAACGGAAGCACAGCATAGAGATGTGCAGCTTCTTCTTGAAGGAATGGTCTTGTCACTTAAATCTATGGAAGAAGAATATGAAGCATTCATATCCATAACAGACAGGAGGTGA
- the rplU gene encoding 50S ribosomal protein L21: MYAIIETGGKQLKVQAGDTIYIEKLFADVDEVVTFDKVLFVSGDETKVGAPLVEGATVTGKVEKHGRDKKIIVYKMKAKKNYRRKQGHRQPYTKVVIDAINV; the protein is encoded by the coding sequence ATGTACGCAATTATTGAAACAGGTGGAAAGCAGTTAAAGGTTCAAGCTGGAGACACGATCTACATCGAAAAGCTTTTTGCTGATGTTGACGAAGTGGTAACGTTTGATAAAGTTCTTTTCGTTAGTGGAGATGAAACAAAAGTTGGAGCTCCATTAGTAGAAGGTGCTACTGTTACTGGTAAAGTTGAAAAACACGGCCGTGACAAAAAAATCATCGTTTACAAAATGAAAGCTAAGAAAAACTACCGTCGTAAGCAAGGTCATCGTCAGCCATACACTAAAGTAGTGATCGACGCTATCAACGTGTAA
- a CDS encoding Rne/Rng family ribonuclease has protein sequence MGKLVINAATREKRAAVIENERVVNLMIEQPHQQRIVGAIYKARVEKVLPGMQAAFVNIGREKNAFLYRDDLLSFYCSEEDSETKKHKSISHYVHQGAELIVQVTKEEIGTKGCRVTNVVTIPGHHLVYLPHSEYIAVSKKFKTSESREQWRLKAEQWLSHPEGLILRTAAEAQTESTLLAELDGLREEWQRAVQDAKSKRVPALIMPAPGFIDQTLKDYASSGLSEIVVDDLGGKKRMDQFLAFMQLSLKTTLYRGQKNIFTEYEIDRQLDLATRRQIWLKSGAFLVFDQTEAMTVVDVNTGKFTGKTKLEDTVLKVNLEAVDEICRQLRLRDLGGIILIDFIDLRNEAHKVKLTKALEATLRKDRTQTSVRGLTKLGLMEVTRKKVKESLQKSLQTECPVCRGTGYLLSNESLAFKIERELWEYRDQAEAVVIKLPREVQPVLFGERNEHKIRLEQTLGLELFTVHPIDLHSHSYAIQYVGEKAEAERLISTY, from the coding sequence GTGGGTAAGTTAGTCATTAATGCAGCGACACGTGAGAAAAGGGCTGCGGTGATAGAAAATGAACGGGTTGTCAATCTGATGATCGAGCAGCCGCATCAACAGCGAATTGTGGGTGCGATTTATAAAGCAAGAGTGGAGAAGGTTCTTCCCGGTATGCAAGCAGCATTTGTGAATATTGGTCGTGAAAAAAATGCGTTTCTATACCGGGATGATCTCTTATCCTTTTACTGTAGTGAGGAGGACAGTGAGACAAAGAAGCATAAAAGCATTTCTCACTATGTTCATCAGGGAGCAGAATTAATCGTACAGGTTACAAAAGAAGAGATCGGAACAAAAGGATGTCGGGTAACAAATGTCGTGACGATTCCAGGTCACCATTTGGTGTACTTGCCTCATAGTGAGTATATTGCAGTGTCTAAAAAATTTAAAACATCAGAGAGTAGAGAGCAATGGCGATTGAAGGCTGAACAGTGGCTGAGTCATCCAGAGGGCTTAATCCTACGCACGGCTGCTGAAGCTCAAACCGAATCAACTCTACTTGCTGAGTTGGATGGGTTAAGAGAAGAATGGCAACGAGCAGTTCAGGATGCTAAGTCTAAGCGAGTACCCGCACTGATTATGCCTGCCCCGGGCTTTATTGATCAAACGTTAAAGGACTATGCGTCAAGTGGTCTTTCTGAAATCGTTGTAGATGATCTGGGCGGTAAAAAACGAATGGATCAATTTCTGGCGTTTATGCAGCTCTCTTTGAAGACGACATTATACCGTGGTCAAAAAAACATCTTTACTGAGTATGAGATCGATCGACAGCTTGATTTGGCTACCAGAAGGCAGATTTGGCTAAAAAGTGGAGCGTTTTTAGTGTTCGATCAGACAGAAGCAATGACAGTTGTGGACGTAAACACAGGTAAATTCACTGGGAAAACAAAGCTTGAGGACACTGTATTAAAGGTGAATCTAGAAGCTGTAGACGAGATATGCAGGCAGTTGCGTCTCCGTGATCTTGGAGGGATTATCCTTATTGATTTTATTGATCTGCGAAACGAAGCACATAAAGTAAAGCTCACAAAAGCTCTTGAGGCAACACTTAGAAAAGACCGGACACAGACGAGTGTACGTGGCCTAACTAAGCTTGGTCTTATGGAAGTTACTCGAAAGAAAGTGAAGGAGAGCTTACAAAAAAGTCTGCAAACAGAATGTCCGGTTTGCAGAGGGACAGGCTATCTTCTTTCAAATGAATCGTTAGCTTTTAAAATTGAAAGAGAGCTTTGGGAGTATCGTGATCAAGCAGAAGCTGTTGTCATTAAACTCCCGAGAGAGGTTCAACCAGTCTTGTTTGGAGAAAGAAATGAACATAAAATACGTCTTGAGCAAACGCTTGGACTTGAGCTGTTTACCGTTCATCCAATAGATCTGCATTCCCATTCATATGCTATTCAATATGTAGGAGAAAAAGCGGAAGCAGAGCGCCTTATAAGCACGTATTAA
- a CDS encoding M50 family metallopeptidase, with protein sequence MIKVWNLLSIVRINPFFWIVLAIGLLTGYFREAILLFLIVFIHELGHAAAALHFKWKLRKIELLPFGGVAEVEESGNKPIKEELIVILSGPIQHLWMIGLSFLLVQTSSWSSYWHELFVWHNLVILCFNLLPILPLDGGKLVQLWFMERWSYKKAHLASIISSVSVLFLVALCTLILPFHLNMILVLLFLVINNYLEWRQRHYRFMRFLTERNHLPNKEDKPLVLFVPSEIPVREAVRLLRRGYRHEFRFENDKQQVSESLVLQALFDRKLTEPLTAISKTPPRINSIQVKVQ encoded by the coding sequence TTGATTAAGGTTTGGAATCTTCTATCGATTGTTCGAATTAATCCTTTTTTTTGGATTGTCCTTGCGATCGGGCTTCTTACGGGCTATTTTCGAGAAGCGATTTTACTTTTTTTAATCGTCTTTATTCACGAACTTGGACATGCGGCAGCGGCCCTTCATTTTAAATGGAAGCTACGTAAGATTGAACTCCTCCCATTTGGAGGGGTTGCTGAGGTAGAAGAGAGTGGTAACAAACCAATTAAAGAGGAATTGATCGTTATCTTATCAGGCCCCATTCAACATCTGTGGATGATTGGCCTTTCCTTTTTACTCGTTCAAACAAGTAGCTGGTCCTCTTATTGGCATGAATTATTTGTATGGCACAATTTGGTCATTCTCTGCTTTAATCTTCTACCGATACTTCCCTTGGATGGCGGGAAGCTAGTCCAGCTCTGGTTTATGGAGCGTTGGTCTTACAAAAAGGCGCATCTAGCTTCTATTATAAGCTCGGTGTCAGTTTTGTTCCTTGTTGCGTTATGTACATTAATTCTTCCATTTCACTTAAATATGATTCTTGTCCTACTGTTTCTAGTCATTAACAACTATCTTGAGTGGAGGCAGCGGCATTATCGCTTTATGCGATTTTTAACGGAAAGAAACCATCTGCCTAATAAAGAAGATAAACCACTTGTTTTATTCGTTCCATCAGAAATTCCAGTTCGTGAAGCTGTACGATTACTAAGAAGAGGCTACCGCCATGAATTTCGATTTGAGAATGATAAGCAACAAGTGTCAGAGTCACTCGTTTTACAAGCGTTATTTGACCGTAAGCTGACAGAACCATTAACCGCAATCTCGAAAACTCCTCCACGTATAAATTCCATTCAAGTTAAGGTACAATAG
- a CDS encoding M23 family metallopeptidase has translation MSKELQHIRKRMEAKRKANRNNQKGATSFTRIRPTETKVKESFPVKTENEQPSPKSFFTSGTFVLRTFFCTLVFVSLLIIYQNEQASLSPIKKAVSHTFEQEFQFAAISNWYESNFGRPITLLPSTEQEPTQVKEPPVKVTPYAVPASGTVRENFDQNGRGVMIETGEGIDVHAATGGYVTDVTDKEDTGKTVILQHYDGTESTYGMLNEITVNIYDHIQAGSQLGTVSNSEGDKGIYYFALKKGEEYINPNEVISFD, from the coding sequence GTGTCAAAAGAGCTACAGCACATTCGTAAACGTATGGAAGCAAAACGTAAAGCAAATCGGAACAATCAAAAGGGAGCAACCTCTTTTACAAGAATACGACCAACCGAAACAAAAGTAAAAGAAAGCTTTCCAGTTAAAACAGAGAATGAACAACCATCACCAAAGTCATTCTTTACATCAGGTACCTTTGTTTTACGCACATTTTTTTGTACCTTAGTTTTTGTTAGTTTACTCATTATCTATCAGAATGAACAAGCGAGCTTAAGTCCAATTAAAAAAGCGGTTAGTCACACATTTGAGCAAGAATTTCAGTTTGCGGCCATTAGCAACTGGTATGAATCAAATTTTGGACGCCCTATTACGCTATTACCCTCTACTGAACAAGAACCAACTCAAGTGAAAGAACCTCCGGTAAAAGTCACGCCTTATGCAGTACCTGCATCTGGAACCGTTCGTGAAAACTTTGATCAAAATGGACGAGGAGTCATGATTGAAACGGGAGAGGGTATTGACGTTCATGCTGCAACAGGAGGCTATGTTACGGATGTCACTGATAAAGAAGACACTGGTAAAACGGTTATTCTTCAACATTATGATGGAACCGAATCAACCTACGGCATGTTAAATGAAATTACAGTTAATATTTATGATCACATCCAAGCAGGGAGTCAGTTAGGTACAGTGTCAAACAGTGAAGGAGACAAAGGGATTTATTATTTCGCGCTAAAGAAAGGCGAAGAATATATTAACCCAAACGAAGTGATTTCGTTTGATTAA
- a CDS encoding aldo/keto reductase, translating into MNKRQLGSSDLKISELGLGGMSLGTDVRKATSIVDEAIDQGVNYIDTADLYDQGENEEIIGQAIKSRRKDIILATKGGNRFEKGKEGWEWDPSKKHIQQAVKDSLRRLQTDYIDLYQLHGGTIDDPIDETIEAFEELKQEGVIREYGISSIRPNVIREYLKKSSIVSIMMQYSLLDRRSEEWFDLLSKHQVSVVTRGSIAKGILSNRPLHENKSVSEKGYLTYSTSELETLQQELKVRFGSDRSLIDVAFHYNLAHTPVASVIGGASSQEQVRDQIQAVQTAGLTVEEITWLKSVTKADLYEQHR; encoded by the coding sequence ATGAATAAAAGACAGCTCGGTTCTTCTGATTTGAAGATAAGTGAATTAGGTCTTGGAGGAATGTCTCTAGGAACCGATGTAAGGAAAGCCACATCCATTGTTGATGAGGCCATTGATCAAGGCGTAAATTATATCGATACCGCAGATTTATATGATCAGGGTGAAAATGAAGAAATCATTGGACAAGCCATTAAATCTCGTCGAAAAGACATCATTTTAGCTACAAAAGGTGGCAATCGATTTGAAAAAGGAAAAGAAGGCTGGGAATGGGATCCTTCCAAAAAGCATATCCAGCAAGCGGTAAAGGATAGCTTACGTCGATTACAAACGGATTACATTGATTTGTATCAACTCCATGGTGGCACAATTGATGACCCTATTGATGAGACCATTGAGGCGTTTGAGGAATTAAAACAAGAAGGCGTTATCCGTGAGTACGGCATTTCATCGATTCGTCCGAATGTTATTCGTGAATATCTTAAAAAGTCTTCCATTGTGAGTATCATGATGCAGTACAGCTTACTTGATCGTCGATCTGAAGAGTGGTTCGATCTACTGTCTAAGCATCAAGTGAGTGTGGTTACAAGAGGTTCCATTGCCAAAGGGATCTTAAGTAATCGTCCATTACATGAAAACAAATCAGTCTCAGAAAAGGGATACTTAACGTACTCTACTAGTGAGCTTGAAACGCTGCAGCAAGAGCTTAAGGTACGTTTTGGAAGTGACCGTTCACTTATAGATGTGGCCTTCCATTATAACCTGGCACACACCCCTGTTGCGTCTGTGATTGGAGGAGCAAGCAGCCAGGAACAAGTACGTGATCAAATTCAAGCCGTTCAAACAGCTGGGCTGACGGTAGAAGAAATTACCTGGCTTAAGTCCGTAACAAAAGCTGACTTGTATGAGCAGCATCGTTAA
- a CDS encoding MogA/MoaB family molybdenum cofactor biosynthesis protein, whose protein sequence is MIQSKHVVRCMILTVSSTRTYETDLNGKEMRAQLEQTGHTVTEYQICKDDYSSIQRWLKVAAARADVDVVIISGGTGIAIEDTTYEAVRDSLDKEMPGFGEIFRYISFSEEIGTAAITSRAIAGVRDGKAIFSLPGTTAAVKLGMEKIIVPELKNVVREIAEGQ, encoded by the coding sequence ATGATTCAATCGAAACATGTAGTTAGATGTATGATTTTGACTGTTTCTTCAACAAGAACCTATGAAACCGATTTAAATGGGAAAGAGATGAGAGCTCAGTTAGAACAGACAGGGCACACTGTAACGGAGTATCAGATTTGTAAAGATGATTATAGTAGTATTCAGAGATGGCTGAAAGTGGCGGCTGCAAGAGCAGATGTGGATGTTGTTATAATTAGTGGAGGCACTGGAATAGCGATAGAGGATACAACATACGAAGCTGTAAGAGATAGTTTAGATAAGGAAATGCCAGGTTTTGGGGAAATCTTTCGGTATATTAGCTTTAGCGAAGAGATTGGAACAGCGGCAATCACAAGCCGAGCCATTGCAGGTGTAAGGGACGGGAAGGCGATCTTCTCCTTACCAGGCACAACGGCGGCCGTTAAACTAGGGATGGAAAAGATCATCGTACCTGAGCTGAAAAATGTGGTTCGAGAGATTGCTGAAGGACAATGA
- a CDS encoding cyclic pyranopterin monophosphate synthase MoaC: MNRQKRSSKPNFLSLARSFSSASERTAIANTTIECSKRIYSLIQEGKIQEEELCHSARVAGTLAAKNAGQFIPYCHTQSTDTLRIEFTWDNHTLSIQSFVQAKTSTSLDTLAMIAVSTAALTIFDVCKEFDKGMVIGPTYLSRKSDDSK; encoded by the coding sequence ATGAACAGGCAAAAGCGATCGTCCAAACCAAATTTCTTATCACTAGCCCGTTCCTTCTCATCAGCCAGCGAACGAACAGCTATAGCGAATACAACGATTGAATGTAGTAAACGAATTTACTCGCTTATCCAAGAAGGGAAAATTCAAGAGGAAGAGCTTTGTCACTCTGCTAGGGTAGCTGGTACATTAGCTGCCAAAAATGCGGGACAGTTCATTCCTTATTGTCACACACAATCGACTGATACTCTTCGAATTGAATTTACGTGGGACAATCACACATTGTCGATTCAATCCTTTGTTCAAGCGAAAACATCAACCTCACTTGATACTCTTGCAATGATTGCTGTTTCTACTGCAGCCCTTACCATCTTTGATGTTTGTAAGGAGTTTGATAAAGGGATGGTCATTGGACCTACCTACTTATCTCGTAAAAGTGATGATTCTAAATAA
- a CDS encoding type 1 glutamine amidotransferase domain-containing protein, with protein MGKNIAVLITDYFEDVEYTDPVKAYKEAGHTITTIENESGKTVTGKQGDEKVTIDKAITEVSPQDFDALLLPGGFSPDILRADERFVAFTKEFADAGKPIFAICHGPQLLVNADVLKGRTVTGFTSILKDLENAGATVKDEEVVVCGGNLVTSRTPDDIPAFNRESLNILGA; from the coding sequence ATGGGTAAAAACATAGCAGTTCTTATTACAGATTATTTTGAAGATGTGGAGTATACTGATCCGGTAAAAGCTTATAAAGAAGCTGGACATACTATCACAACAATTGAGAATGAAAGTGGTAAGACAGTTACAGGGAAACAGGGAGATGAAAAGGTAACGATTGATAAAGCAATTACTGAAGTGAGTCCACAAGACTTTGATGCGCTTCTTCTACCAGGAGGCTTCTCACCTGATATTTTGCGTGCGGATGAACGCTTTGTTGCATTTACAAAAGAGTTTGCTGATGCAGGTAAGCCGATCTTTGCAATTTGTCATGGTCCACAGTTATTAGTGAATGCGGACGTACTTAAAGGACGTACCGTAACAGGCTTTACATCAATTTTAAAAGACCTTGAAAATGCAGGAGCAACGGTGAAGGATGAAGAAGTGGTTGTATGTGGTGGCAATCTAGTGACGAGTCGTACACCAGATGACATTCCAGCCTTCAATCGTGAATCATTAAATATATTAGGTGCTTAA
- the minD gene encoding septum site-determining protein MinD encodes MGEAIVITSGKGGVGKTTTSANVGTALALQNKKVCLVDTDIGLRNLDVVMGLENRIIYDLVDVVEGRCRLKQALIKDKRFECLFLLPAAQTKDKTSVDPTQMQTIIEELKQEYDYVIIDCPAGIEQGFKNAISGADRAIVVTTPERSAVRDADRIIGLLEKEDIEAPRLVVNRIRGHMMQNGEMMDVDEIAAILAIELIGIVVDDDEVIKYSNKGEPIALHNGSKASIAYRNIARRILGENVPLQSLDEQKGMLAKIKNFFRVR; translated from the coding sequence GTGGGAGAAGCGATTGTTATCACAAGCGGAAAAGGCGGAGTAGGAAAAACAACCACATCCGCAAACGTTGGTACCGCATTGGCCTTGCAAAATAAAAAAGTCTGTCTGGTGGATACAGATATCGGCTTGCGTAATCTCGATGTTGTAATGGGCCTTGAGAATCGTATTATATATGATTTAGTTGATGTGGTGGAAGGACGTTGCCGCTTAAAGCAAGCGTTAATAAAAGATAAACGGTTTGAGTGCTTGTTTTTATTACCTGCCGCTCAAACAAAAGATAAAACATCTGTTGATCCAACGCAAATGCAAACGATTATTGAAGAGTTGAAACAGGAATACGATTATGTGATTATTGATTGCCCAGCAGGTATTGAACAAGGCTTTAAGAATGCCATTTCTGGTGCGGATCGTGCAATCGTTGTAACAACACCTGAGCGCTCTGCTGTACGTGACGCGGACCGAATCATCGGGTTGCTTGAGAAAGAGGATATTGAGGCGCCTAGACTCGTTGTTAACCGCATCCGTGGTCACATGATGCAAAATGGAGAAATGATGGACGTTGATGAAATTGCAGCCATTCTTGCGATCGAGTTGATCGGGATTGTTGTTGATGACGACGAAGTCATTAAATACTCAAACAAAGGCGAGCCGATTGCACTACATAATGGAAGTAAGGCATCCATTGCTTATCGCAACATTGCTAGACGCATTCTAGGTGAGAATGTACCTCTTCAATCGTTAGATGAGCAAAAAGGCATGCTAGCAAAAATAAAGAATTTCTTTAGAGTTCGATAA
- the minC gene encoding septum site-determining protein MinC: MTQKKQFVTIKGTKDGLVFLLDEHCSYDRLLEELKEKLHSNYYQQKEGPGVSVRVDVGRRFLSDESEAELRSVITEDRGLTIEAIESTVISIEEAEKRQQESQFLTLTRIVRSGQVLKVRGDVLLIGDINPGGTLMATGSIHVLGALKGIAHAGYEGNRQAVITASLMAPVQLRIASEIYSFADIDHEDTFMESAFLKDATSEFVLERVQRLAHIRPELTSNTSQLIEE, translated from the coding sequence GTGACGCAAAAAAAACAATTCGTAACGATAAAAGGAACAAAGGATGGACTTGTCTTTCTACTCGACGAGCATTGTTCTTACGATCGTTTACTTGAAGAATTGAAGGAAAAGCTTCATTCGAATTATTACCAGCAAAAAGAAGGTCCTGGTGTTAGTGTACGTGTAGATGTTGGTCGCAGGTTTTTATCCGACGAATCAGAAGCGGAACTTAGAAGTGTGATTACAGAAGACCGTGGCTTAACCATTGAAGCCATTGAATCGACCGTCATATCGATTGAAGAGGCAGAAAAACGACAACAAGAGAGTCAGTTTTTAACTCTCACGCGTATAGTTCGTTCGGGACAAGTGTTAAAGGTACGTGGAGATGTACTGCTAATTGGCGATATTAATCCAGGCGGAACACTGATGGCAACTGGAAGTATTCATGTTCTTGGTGCATTAAAAGGAATTGCGCATGCAGGATATGAAGGCAACCGTCAAGCGGTGATTACCGCATCGTTAATGGCGCCTGTTCAATTACGGATAGCTTCTGAAATCTACAGCTTTGCTGACATTGACCATGAAGATACATTTATGGAAAGCGCGTTTTTAAAGGATGCAACCTCAGAGTTTGTACTTGAACGTGTACAGAGACTCGCGCATATTCGACCAGAGCTTACGTCTAATACAAGTCAACTGATCGAGGAGTAA
- the mreD gene encoding rod shape-determining protein MreD: MSRYYPAALLLFLLVIEGTIVPNAVANFLQMDAVMVPRFLIVVIVFIGIFIGRKESLILGLIFGCIYDIVYTEFLGIYAFGLGFIGYLFAFSTKRIQDSMIVPIVLSCVAILFFEYYQYGIIQMLGVAEWSAGQFAKDRLLPTVLFNLAFAIVAIFPVRKLCLHVNHQADLRQR, from the coding sequence GTGAGCCGTTACTACCCTGCAGCCTTATTATTGTTCTTACTTGTCATTGAAGGAACCATCGTACCAAATGCGGTTGCTAATTTCCTGCAGATGGATGCCGTTATGGTTCCTCGCTTCTTAATTGTCGTTATCGTGTTTATTGGTATTTTTATTGGCCGTAAAGAAAGCCTGATTCTTGGTTTAATTTTTGGGTGTATCTATGATATTGTGTACACAGAATTTCTAGGAATTTATGCTTTTGGACTTGGCTTCATTGGCTACCTCTTTGCATTTTCTACAAAAAGAATTCAAGACAGCATGATCGTTCCAATTGTATTATCGTGTGTGGCGATTCTCTTTTTTGAATACTATCAATATGGCATTATCCAAATGCTTGGCGTAGCAGAATGGTCAGCGGGACAATTTGCGAAGGATCGCTTACTGCCTACGGTTCTATTTAATTTAGCTTTTGCCATTGTAGCTATCTTTCCTGTTCGCAAGCTTTGCCTGCATGTGAATCACCAAGCAGACCTTCGTCAACGTTAA